Within Pempheris klunzingeri isolate RE-2024b chromosome 24, fPemKlu1.hap1, whole genome shotgun sequence, the genomic segment cctttccatgatgctgtcacacacttagaataacactctgagcctggcaGTGGATAAAAAAAGACGTTACTCAGatgttcatggtccccagagggtGAATCTTTCACAACTATCTGGCCTGGTTCGGCCCAAAGCACCTCATCTGTCACTAACAGTGGATGTGTTGCAGCAGATGCTCACTTGATGTCAGACCGAGTAAGAATTAACTTTCTTCACAGAGAGGATGAACAGGGCTGCTTATGAACCGCCGTGGtcttaaaaacacatgaaaatgcaaaacacaactCCAGACATTCTCCATGCTCCAGCCAGCACACGTCCCAAACGGGCGGCGGCGGGAAGAGCGTGCAGAGCGCTCGGCTGAGATGGAGTCAATTATGGCGCGGGTTTTGTGGCGATGTCAGGTGACACGCTGGAGCTGTTTTATCATGTTGCTTCGGCAGTAGCGGCCACAAAACACAGGAATGTTAATGATGGGAGCCCCCCGGGGACGAGCCGCGCGGCACACACTTACCTCCACAGAACATGCCGTCGTGGAGCTCGGCAGGCCGCAGCGGTTACGTGTCATGACAGCGCGGCGAGCTCTGACAGACGGGACTGAATGTGCTCTCTCTGCTGATTTATGGCGAACGGGGGGCAGATCTAATTTGTTTCAGGACTACATCAATCATGCAGTTAGCGTGTGTGACAAGGTACCGTACCTGTCAGAGGTGGGGGGGTCTGCGGCTGTTGTCTGGCCAGGCTGTACTTCCCCTCCTGATTGCATGCGgctttaaaactaaaaacacagaagaaataATTATCATAGTTTAAGGGGAGACTTTCCAAGGTGCTCTCAGGAGGGACTAACTAACCTCCAGGTACAGCCTCACACTAAGTCTGCTGTGAGCGTAGAAGAAAACTCTGAacacagaagagaggagaatacttgtgctaactggggctaatgctcatgctaactggggctaatactcatgctaactggggctaaagcttgtgctaactggggctaatactCATGCTAACTGGGACTAATGCTTGTCctaactggggctaatactcatgctaactggggctaatgcttgtcctaactggggctaatactcatgctaactggggctaatacttgtgctaactggggctaatactcatgctaactggggctaatacttgtgctaactggggctaaagcttgtgctaactggggctaatacttgtgctaactggggctaatacttgtgctaactggggctaatgtttattctaactggggctaatactCGTGCTAACTGGGACTGATGctcatgctaactggggctaatactcatgctaactggggctaatgctcaTGCTAACTGGGACTGATGctcatgctaactggggctaatgctcaTGCTAACTGGGACTGATGctcatgctaactggggctaatgctcatgctaactggggctaaaacagacacagaacacaggtgAAAAATTCACTTCACATTTGATGgaagcacaaagaaaaggaaagaaaaacaggaaccaGCTCTCAGATGGGAGTCAGTGTCCATCGATCCaggatttaatttaatcatccgtctataaacatatatatttatagacATATATACTGtctatataaacatatatattcatAGACATATATACTGtctatataaacatatatatttatatatactgtctatataaacatatatatttatatatactgtctatataaacatttatatttatatatactgtctatataaacatatatatttatatatactgtctatataaacatatatatttatatatactgtctatataaacatttatatttatatatactgtctatataaatatatatatttgaggTTTCGGAATATGGAGGGAGAGACTTTCCATGTGAGGAAAACCGGGGGACAGTTGATGTCCTCTCAGAGGAGATGGTGGAATCTCAAGGCCagtgtgggggggtgggagtggggggggggggggtgatatCAAAAAGTCATTTTGGTGAGTTTGAGAAGAATTCAAGATGTGGAAAAACTGTTCTTTCCCAAACTCTGCGTGCTGCTTTGGACAAACAGCAACATTCCCACTGCAGCACCTTCttcccctgctgctcctccactgCCCCTCAGTCAGGCCGACACCACCCAGAGACACCACAGAGACACCACCCCCCAGAGACACCACCCCCCAGAGACACCACCCCACAGAGACACCACCACCCAGAGACACCACCCACAGAGACACCACCCACAGAGACACCACCCCCAGAGACACCACCCTCAGAGACACCACCCCCCAGAGACACCACAGAGACACCACCCTCAGAGACACCACCTCACAGAGACACCACCCTCAGAGACACCACCCCCCAGAGACACCACAGAGACACCACCCTCAGAGACACCACCTCACAGAGACACCACCCTCAGAGACACCACCCTCAGAGACACCACCTCACAGAGACACCACCCTCAGAGACACCACCCTCAGAGACACCACCCCCCAGAGACACCACCCCCAGAGACACCGCCCCACAGAGACACCACCTCACAGAGACACCACCCCCCAGAGACACCACCCTCAGAGACACCACCCCACATCATGATGCTgtcatgacctctgacctgctgctggacaCAACGGttcttcttcatttcattttgcacacGTCACGTTCACACGTTAagcttcttcttcatcatttctctgtgtctgctagcatgttttaaaaggtttttgcTTAACGTGGATATATTTCAGGTTTATGTACGAATAAACGTTTAGCATCGTGTACAGATCTGAAGCCTGTGGCACGTCGTGAGTGCAGTTAGAGATTTTAGCGTGTCATGTACAGGAATCTAAAGTAATTAGTCCGTCCTGTGTTAGCATGTATGTTTGGAATTCTTGTAGTGtcgtgtgtttgcatgtattaGAAGCATTTTTATAAgtttttttcttaatgtgtGCGTATTTTAAGCTCCTTGCAGGTCGTGTTTATCATTTCTCAGCATGTTTTAGCATTTGAAGCTagttttttgtgtcatttgaaGCTTTTCACATGCCATTTCCCTACGTGTTTTAAGCTTCTTGCATGTCATGTATATAAAGTTTCAGCTTTTTTTGCATCATGTGTTCAAGGTTTTTGCCTGACGTGTCGTGTACATGTTTTTCCAGCTTTTTgcagcatgtgcacacattCTACGCCTTTTCCATGCCATGGACGTGTTTGAAGCCTCTTGTGCGTCATGAGTATTTTTTGTGTCGTGTATGAACCTGAAGCTTTTTGTGCAtcatataaaaacatttgaagCTTCTAACATGTTGTGTTGATGATCAGGTTTTTAATGTGTCATGTTTCTGCAGTTAAAGTTGGTTTTGTCTGAGATGTGTGAGCGTGGAGAGACTCACAACTCCTTAATAAGATCGGGACAGttacaggtcaaaggtcaccggACCCAAGTCAGGCCAGGCGCTGACGACGTTCTGATCAATCGGATCAcgttcttctttctttcttacttgGACGTCTTCAGATTTGCACGCTGGGTTGCACCACACTGTGTCAGCTGTAGAGGGGCAGCACGTTTCCAGTCCTGATCCCCAGAGGAATGTTAGCACAGTGTTCATGTGTCACATATTAACGGGATTCATCCGATCGGAGGGCTGAACCCCTCAGACTGGACAGGAAGCTGCACTCAAACAGAGTCAGAGCAGCGAGGACTCGTGGAGTGTTTTTCCACTGCGGTTTTGCttgtaatgaaacatttttctgcACTCGCCTGCAGAGTCACTACAACACCAGCGTAAACAAACCTAAGTGCCTTTCAGCGTCTCCGACAAGTGGAAACTTTCTCCGACGAGCCCCGTTATGTCGAGGTGAGCTTCCAGAGAgcacgaggaggaggacgcGTTAGgggggaagagaagaagaaggttGTGAGGGGCGTCGCCGCTCCTTCTCATGTATTTATGGTGGAGAATGACTGGAATGTTCCACTGCACTTATCAAAATATGCACGTTACATCTTCCAGCTTTTCTTTCGCCCGAGGCCTCAGCGGCCGCCGCCCGCTTCTTCTCCTCACCTTATCAGTCTTGTGCGCTCTCGCCGCCGCGCTGCGAGGGATGAGGCTGACACGGCCGCCGCCTCGCCGCTCTCTGGAGGGACGGCCGCCGCCTCCACAGGTGAGTCACGTGTGAGGGCCGGCAGGTGTCTGACAGACATCAGCTGGTCTCTGCAGGGTGAATAAACTGATGGATCGTCCTCCTGTGaccctgcagacacagaacacattAGATTCAGCAGTAGGTCACTCTTCATTTGtacttttattcattattattcacacatttGTAGCGTAATTGTTGAATCTGGAGTGTTTTGCACATCATGTGTACAAACTTTAATCTTCTACGACGTcagatttacacatttaaacCGGTTTGTGTGTCGTAAGAAACatttaatcttaatcttaatttcTCCTGTAACGCTGGACTACGGAGGCCCATTTGTGCCACGACAATATGATCAGATGAAAACTTTAATACAACATACTGCAGGAATACTGTGTGAGGTTTAGTATCTCATAGTTTTAACTCACAATTTTATCTTTATCACAAAAAATGATGTTGTAACGTCATCATTTTGAGTTAATGTCCATTTTAATAACTTTCTGTGTCCCACTTTGACAgttaatgattattattgtgCACAAACTCTTCACATAATGGTAGAATTCCTCCTATGGTTGTAAAAGTGTCGTGTTTGTGAATGAATTTTATGCTGTTTGTGCTTCGTGTGcttattttaatcttttcacACGTCCTGATAAGAAAAATCTACTTTTATTAAACAacacaattttatatttttatctcaATCTTGACAATTTATTTGAGTTTATGTTACAGGAATTTAAATTAATATACTTAATCATGACTTTTATGTCACTTTTGACATAAATCAGAATTTGTACTTCCTATAATGCAGTattaatatatcatattatgtattatatatatatatatatatatgagaccTGCTGATTGTTCTGTGTATAAACAAAGCTCAGCTTGACTTTATAAGTTTattaatcatattttcattAACTTTTAAATCACTATATAATAACTTCTAATCATTTTGACTCTATAACTGAGCCTCCGTATTTAAACTGTAATCTGTCCAACAGGGAGGCAAAGAGCTCAAACTACTAAATCAGCTGAACAAATTAAATGCAATTAGAGGAAAAGAATTCAGTTTGCCTTCAAAGAATGTTGATGTCTGAAACGTTTGGGCTGCTCGGCTCCTGAAAACCAGACACAGACGTAAACTGGAGCTGAAGCTGGAATGAAATCTAAAAACCAGTGAAGTGAACGAAGATGAAAACTAGAAATGTGACCAAACATGGCTGCAGTTATACTTCAGAGGTGTTCAGGTGTCCATCCAGACGTCCGAccgtttcctcctctcctcctccttgttgTTGCTCAGACGCCTCCTGACTCACGCTGCAGGCATCTcagctcaccccccccccccccccccacacacacacacacacacacacacacaacacttgtGGACATCGGAGATATGTGAGACTTGAGGATGCAGCTCGGGGACGATAAGCGTGGAGATGAGTCACAGCCTGAACGTCTGAAAATAGCCAGAGAAGAAGAACGTGGGCCTGATCAGTTCAACAGCTCAATTAAAGAAAGGTCTCATGTGTTTCCCTGCACAACTGGTAGAAGTCCGTTAGTGTGTAGGAGGGTTGACTCCAAACACAAACTGGGAGTTATTCCCTCCTGTCACCTGGTTTTTTATGACTTTCTGCTGGATTTTATCACCAAAAATCAGTTTTCAAACACTTCCAGGCGATCTTTGGCACAACTTCTGTTTCTATTCTCACAATGAGGATTCTGCTTCATTCACACGtagttttaaaggtttttatgaaatgatttgtgtttttacagtaaagtgaCCGCAGGGAAAGAGGAGAAGTGAGAAGTggctgcttcttttcttttcctgctcaACTTTATGATggtattttattgtgaaaagtaAGTGGAAGAAAGTGCAGCAGCTGAAAAGTCGACCCAGTTATTTTACTGTGATAATCAAGGTCACATGACAGGTTTAGATAtatagtggaggtctatagtgtgtgtatgtgttagttagtcagtgtgtcagtgtgtagtggaggtctatagtgtgtgtgtgttagttagtcagtgtgtcagtgtgtagtggaggtctatagtgtgtgtgtgtgttagttagtcagtgtgttagtgtgtagtggaggtctatagtgtgtgtgtgttagttagtcagtgtgtcagtgtgtagtggaggtctatagtgtgtgtgtgctagttagtcagtgtgtcagtgtgtagtggagatctatagtgtgtgtgtgttagttagtcagtgtgttagtgtgtagtggaggtctatagtgtgtgtgtgtgtgtgtgtgttagttagtcagtgtgttagtgtgtagtggaggtctatagtgtgtgtgtgtgctagttagtcagtgtgttagtgtgtagtggaggtctatagtgtgtgtgtgtgtgtgtgtgttagttagtcagtgtgtcagtgtgtagtggaggtctatagtgtgtgtgtgctagttagtcagtgtgttagtgtgtagtggaggtctatagtgtgtgtgtgttagttagtcagtgtgtcagtgtgtagtggaggtctatagtgtgtgtgtgctagttagtcagtgtgttagtgtgtagtggaggtctatagtgtgtgtgtgtgttagttagtcagtgtgtcagtgtgtagtggaggtctatagtgtgtgtgtgttagttagtcagtgtgtcagtgtgtagtggaggtctatagtgtgtgtgtgttagttagtcagtgtgtcagtgtgtagtggaggtctatagtgtgtgtgtgttagttagtcagtgtgttagtgtgtagtggaggtctatagtgtgtgtgtgtgctagttagtcagtgtgtcagtgtgtagtggaggtctatagtgtgtgtgtgctagttagtcagtgtgtcagtgtgtagtggaggtctatagtgtgtgtgtgctagttagtcagtgtgtcagtgtgtagtggaggtctatagtgtgtgtgtgtgttagttagtcagtgtgtcagtgtgtagtggagatctatagtgtgtgtgtgttagttagtcagtgtgttagtgtgtagtggaggtctatagtgtgtgtgtgtgtgtgtgtgttagttagtcagtgtgttagtgtgtagtggaggtctatagtgtgtgtgtgctagttagtcagtgtgttagtgtgtagtggaggtctatagtgtgtgtgtgtgtgtgttagttagtcagtgtgttagtgtgtagtggaggtctatagtgtgtgtgtgtgtgtgctagttagtcagtgtgttagtgtgtagtggaggtctatagtgtgtgtgtgttagttagtcagtgtgtcagtgtgtagtggaggtctatagtgtgtgtgtgtgtgtgctagttagtcagtgtgttagtgtgtagtggaggtctatagtgtgtgtgtgtgtgtgctagttagtcagtgtgtcagtgtgtagtggaggtctatagtgtgtgtgtgctagttagtcagtgtgtcagtgtgtagtggaggtctatagtgtgtgtgtgctagttagtcagtgtgtcagtgtgtagtggaggtctatagtgtgtgtgtgtgttagttagtcagtgtgtcagtgtgtagtggagatctatagtgtgtgtgtgttagttagtcagtgtgttagtgtgtagtggaggtctatagtgtgtgtgtgtgtgtgtgttagttagtcagtgtgttagtgtgtagtggaggtctatagtgtgtgtgtgctagttagtcagtgtgttagtgtgtagtggaggtctatagtgtgtgtgtgtgtgtgttagttagtcagtgtgttagtgtgtagtggaggtctatagtgtgtgtgtgtgtgtgctagttagtcagtgtgttagtgtgtagtggaggtctatagtgtgtgtgtgttagttagtcagtgtgtcagtgtgtagtggaggtctatagtgtgtgtgtgtgtgtgctagttagtcagtgtgttagtgtgtagtggaggtctatagtgtgtgtgtgtgtgtgctagttagtcagtgtgttagtgtgtagtggaggtctatagtgtgtgtgtgttagttagtcagtgtgtcagtgtgtagtggaggtctatagtgtgtgtgtgtgttagttagtcagtgtgttagtgtgtagtggaggtctatagtgtgtgtgtgttagttagtcagtgtgtagtggaggtctatagtgtgtgtgtgttagttagtcagtgtgtcagtgtgtagtggaggtctatagtgtgtgtgtgttagttagtcagtgtgtcagtgtgtagtggaggtctatagtgtgtgtgtgttagttagtcagtgtgtcagtgtgtagtggaggtctatagtgtgtgtgtgttagttagtcagtgtgtcagtgtgtagtggaggtctatagtgtgtgtgtgttagttagtcagtgtgtcagtgtgtagtggaggtctatagtgtgtgtgtgttagttagtcagtgtgttagtgtgtagtggaggtctatagtgtgtgtgtgtgtgctagttagtcagtgtgttagtgtgtagtggaggtctatagtgtgtgtgtgtgtgtgttagttagtcagtgtgtcagtgtgtagtggaggtctatagtgtgtgtgtgttagttagtcagtgtgtcagtgtgtagtggaggtctatagtgtgtgtgtgtgtgtgttagttagtcagtgtgtcagtgtgtagtggaggtctatagtgtgtgtgtgttagttagtcagtgtgttagtgtgtagtggaggtctatagtgtgtgtgtgttagttagtcagtgtgtcagtgtgtagtggaggtctatagtgtgtgtgtgtgctagttagtcagtgtgtcagtgtgtagtggaggtctatagtgtgtgtgtgctagttagtcagtgtgtcagtgtgtagtggaggtctatagtgtgtgtgtgctagttagtcagtgtgtcagtgtgtagtggaggtctatagtgtgtgtgtgctagttagtcagtgtgttagtgtgtagtggaggtctatagtgtgtgtgtgttagttagtcagtgtgtcagtgtgtagtggagatctatagtgtgtgtgtgttagttagtcagtgtgttagtgtgtagtggaggtctatagtgtgtgtgtgttagttagtcagtgtgtcagtgtgtagtggagatctatagtgtgtgtgtgttagttagtcagtgtgttagtgtgtagtggaggtctatagtgtgtgtgtgtgtgtgtgtgttagttagtcagtgtgttagtgtgtagtggaggtctatagtgtgtgtgtgctagttagtcagtgtgttagtgtgtagtggaggtctatagtgtgtgtgtgttagttagtcagtgtgtcagtgtgtagtggaggtctatagtgtgtgtgtgtgtgtgctagttagtcagtgtgttagtgtgtagtggaggtctatagtgtgtgtgtgtgtgtgctagttagtcagtgtgttagtgtgtagtggaggtctatagtgtgtgtgtgttagttagtcagtgtgtcagtgtgtagtggaggtctatagtgtgtgtgtgtgctagttagtcagtgtgtcagtgtgtagtggaggtctatagtgtgtgtgtgttagttagtcagtgtgttagtgtgtagtggaggtctatagtgtgtgtgtgtgctagttagtcagtgtgttagtgtgtagtggaggtctatagtgtgtgtgtgctagttagtcagtgtgtcagtgtgtagtggaggtctatagtgtgtgtgtgtgtgtgtgtgttagttagtcagtgtgttagtgtgtagtggaggtctatagtgtgtgtgtgctagttagtcagtgtgttagtgtgtagtggaggtctatagtgtgtgtgtgttagttagtcagtgtgtcagtgtgtagtggaggtctatagtgtgtgtgtgtgtgtgctagttagtcagtgtgttagtgtgtagtggaggtctatagtgtgtgtgtgtgtgtgctagttagtcagtgtgttagtgtgtagtggaggtctatagtgtgtgtgtgttagttagtcagtgtgtcagtgtgtagtggaggtctatagtgtgtgtgtgtgctagttagtcagtgtgtcagtgtgtagtggaggtctatagtgtgtgtgtgttagttagtcagtgtgttagtgtgtagtggaggtctatagtgtgtgtgtgtgctagttagtcagtgtgttagtgtgtagtggaggtctatagtgtgtgtgtgctagttagtcagtgtgtcagtgtgtagtggaggtctatagtgtgtgtgtgttagttagtcagtgtgtcagtgtgtagtggaggtctatagtgtgtgtgtgttagttagtcagtgtgtcagtgtgtagtggaggtctatagtgtgtgtgtgttagttagtcagtgtgttagtgtgtagtggaggtctatagtgtgtgtgtgttagttagtcagtgtgttagtgtgtagtggaggtctatagtgtgtgtgtgctagttagtcagtgtgtcagtgtgtagtggaggtctatagtgtgtgtgtgttagttagtcagtgtgtcagtgtgtagcggaggtctatagtgtgtgtgtgttagttagtcagtgtgtcagtgtgtagtggaggtctatagtgtgtgtgtgttagttagtcagtgtgtcagtgtgtagtggaggtctatagtgtgtgtgtgttagttagtcagtgtgtcagtgtgtagtggaggtctttttaattattatttggaACAAACAGCTTTGTGGGAATATCGTCTTTTTTGGGACAAGAACAAAAATGCGGCCACAAAGTGGATGTTTAGACCTCAAACCATCAGAAACAGATTCCTCATGATgagaataaagcagaaaataatcCAAACGTCAAACCAAACGAAGCCTCTGGCTGTGTTTTCTACCCTTATATCTTTatatggtggtggtggggggggggggggggtacaaaCTGGGCCCCAAACCTCGGTGAAAGCAGCTCTTTCAGCCGACTTTGGGATGAACCACAGGAGGGTTCAGTCCCATCAGCTGAGGGAAGTTCCCTTTGAGTCTTTTcaggaatttaaaaaatggtgtTCAGCAGTGATGCAATTCACCTTGTAGTTTTTTAATGTTACCGGGGGACTACCGGGGGGgtgcagggggtgggggtgtgtgtggtgCTTTGTGCCCCCTAAACGCTCCAGATGGTTGGTTAAgccggagctgctgctggatcaCTGGGTCCAACTGACCCGCACGGTGCGCCGCCGCTGACGAGCGTCCTCCCGCCATCAATATtcatgaggaggagaagaagaagaagctcgGCCTCATTAGAATATTCATACCGCCGAGGGTTCATGAGAATGACGTGCCGGCCTTATGACTATTCATGAGGTCGGGCTAATCTAATGGCTGGGAAGGAGCCGTTTTGAGGGGAACCGTGGCCCCCGCCGATGATCAGCACCTCTAATAATGAGCGCCTCATTCATAAGTGTACAGTGAGCAAGCTGCCATTTTTGTTGCCTGATTAAGCCTGATGCTTATCCCCGTTTCTAGGTCAGGCAGAGGCATACCAAAAGCATTAGAGCATCAAGAATCGGGCTGATGACTTGGTAAAGAAAACACACCGAGCGCCGGGACGTTGTTCAACCACCAACCACTTCCTGTGAGGGTTTCATACCCAAACCACCTCTCActcctttcctccctttcttcttcttcttctccttttttttgtgtgtgtggtatttcCATTGTTGCACTGGAGATAAGTAGGACAGAGCAAGTTGCAAAAGGCACAATGGGGGACAGTTTGCTTTTCTTGGTAACTCCCAATTAGGCATTGTTCTCACTCGAAATGTTTCTTTTGAATAATCGACAgtaatttaaaggaaaaaagaaagaaaaaagaagcacatCCATTATCTAAATCAGGCCACGTGTCTCTCCAGGCttacatcaatattatttaagAGCTCTCATTTGAGCGAGGCCCCTCCGGCGTTCCCTCCGAGGGTTCACCGGgagccctctcctcctcctccaggactCAGAGGTTGAGTCCAGGCAGGTTTGGTCTTGTATGGAGGCTAAGCTCTCTGCATAAAGGGTTAAAGCTTCCTCCCAGGCTGCTTTGCGTCCTCTCTAAGGGTGCTGGGtccctgagctgctgcagcctctctagGGCACATACTTGTGGGGCACATATATTCTCTCTCATTAGTTCTGCAGCTTTGGGGCCCTCAGGGTGCTCCTGTGCACATGTGTTGGGAGTGCGGTTCCCACTgtgctctgcagctctgattgAGTCTCTGATTGCCTTGACATTAAGGGGGCTGCAATCCTTGTGTCACGGCCGGCCTGATGAATTGGCGGCGCAGGAAGGGGAGGCGGGGGTCGGCGCACACTGAGCTGTCGTTGTCGGCCTGAGGTTGGCGGCTCGGGACCGGAGGACTGATGGAATCTGGCTCCAGCACCTGATGGTTAAAGGCGACGGGAGGCTGATCAGCGCTAATCAGCTGTGTGCTGGGGGGGCAGGCCGGACTGAAGAGGGGTCATTAACATACCTTTAGTACCTCCTCTCTCATCGCTCACCAGCAGAGGAGCTTTAGGGACCTTTAGTTAGTAGTTTTTGTTGAAAGCTGAAACATGAGTTCATCTTCAGGACTCATGGACTCACCTCAGACtaagaaacaaacactggaagATGCAGCGTGTCACAGTCCGGCCCCCCCCCAGCCCTGAGCCGCAAACCTCAGGGTGACAACAGTAGCTGTGTGCACCGACCCCCAGGGGTCCCAGgggctaatgctaatgctaactggggctaagTGCTTGTGCTAAGTGCttgctaactggggctagtgcttgtgctaagTGCttgctaactggggctagtgcttgtgctaagTACTTGCTAACTGcggctaatgcttgtgctaagtacttgctaactggggctaatgcttgtgctaagtacttgctaactgtggctaatgcttgtgctaagtacttgctaactggggctaatgcttttttgtcctttttactccgt encodes:
- the LOC139223927 gene encoding salivary glue protein Sgs-3-like, whose translation is MWKNCSFPNSACCFGQTATFPLQHLLPLLLLHCPSVRPTPPRDTTETPPPRDTTPQRHHPTETPPPRDTTHRDTTHRDTTPRDTTLRDTTPQRHHRDTTLRDTTSQRHHPQRHHPPETPQRHHPQRHHLTETPPSETPPSETPPHRDTTLRDTTLRDTTPQRHHPQRHRPTETPPHRDTTPQRHHPQRHHPTS